One Stegostoma tigrinum isolate sSteTig4 chromosome 47, sSteTig4.hap1, whole genome shotgun sequence genomic window carries:
- the LOC125449800 gene encoding ankyrin repeat and death domain-containing protein 1A-like isoform X5 — MTPALLAAWFGHLQLLRILVNAGAKVTVRNSIGQGIHHCAAHQGHLAIIRYTIEELQEVPLDKPDQTGKTPLLLAAENGQLDVVTHLLARGCDHQFQDKEGNSSIHLAAGQGHVHVLENLIEGIFSESKNKAGQTALHLAAEAGHFNCVKLLLDNQCQINVRCSQNLNALHYAVKQGHKDVCHLLVEEGIDMNAVGQNACLHLAVKHNFAQLVRLLIAAGCDINISDHKQQSALHLAVERGQFAIVEMLLKANINLQLQDKQGKTALDLAVRSQHAVLIDMIIKMERFNARNLDTSQVAAEGQGDTVLDLTFNHVQNLSHVRSVLWNLATKHLKPGDWKKLAEHWDFSKKHIKAVETQWTGSNSYKEHGYRMLLIWLHGIITLGKHPIKELYESLVKIGKAEVAEKIRRQANTEKDSSQKCEVM, encoded by the exons ATGACACCAGCCCTGCTTGCAGCTTGGTTTGGCCATCTTCAACTTTTACGGATCCTGGTCAATGCTGGAGCAAAGGTCACCGTCAGGAACTCG ATTGGACAGGGTATACACCACTGTGCTGCTCACCAGGGACATCTAGCTATTATCCGCTACACAATAGAGGAGCTACAGGAGGTCCCATTGGACaaaccagaccag actggaaagaCACCATTACTACTGGCAGCAGAAAATGGCCAGTTGGACGTGGTGACACATCTTCTTGCCCGAGGCTGTGACCACCAGTTTCAAGACAAG GAAGGAAATAGCAGCATTCATTTGGCAGCGGGTCAGGGCCATGTGCacgtgctggagaatctgatagaGGGGATCTTCTCTGAGAGCAAAAACAAG GCTGGACAGACTGCCCTACATCTTGCAGCAGAAGCTGGCCATTTCAACTGTGTAAAATTGCTGCTTGACAACCAATGTCAAATCAACGTGCGTTGCAGT CAAAACCTCAATGCTCTACACTACGCGGTAAAACAGGGACATAAAGATGTCTGTCATTTATTGGTGGAAGAAGGGATCGATATGAATGCAGTAGGTCAG AATGCCTGCCTCCATCTTGCAGTGAAACACAATTTTGCTCAGCTTGTCAGGCTACTGATAGCTGCTGGATGTGACATCAACATCAGTGATCAT AAGCAGCAGAGTGCTTTACATCTGGCAGTGGAGAGGGGACAGTTCGCAATTGTGGAGATGCTTCTCAAAGCTAACATCAATTTACAGCTTCAGGATAAG CAGGGGAAAACAGCgctggatcttgctgtgcgcagcCAACATGCTGTGCTGATCGACATGATTATAAAAATGGAGAGGTTCAATGCAAGGAATCTG GATACTTCACAAGTTGCAGCCGAAGGACAGGGTGACACTGTACTGGATCTCACATTCAACCATGTGCAGAATCTGAGTCATGTCCGCTCTGTGCTTTGGAACTTGGCCACAAAGCACCTGAAGCCAGGCGATTGGAAGAAGTTAGCAGAGCACTGGGATTTTTCCAAGAAACACATCAAAGCTGTGGAGACTcagtggacag GAAGTAACAGCTATAAGGAGCATGGTTACCGAATGCTGCTAATCTGGCTTCATGGGATTATCACCTTGGGCAAGCATCCCATCAAGGAGCTTTATGAGAGTCTGGTGAAGATTGGAAAAGCTGAAGTAGCAG